One window of Planctomycetia bacterium genomic DNA carries:
- a CDS encoding bifunctional oligoribonuclease/PAP phosphatase NrnA, which translates to MGHVTPDADCIGSMFGLAMALRQQGIDAHVGLPTGCVSGKITFMLELAASVPQVGAWQPDGPFDALIVVDTASEKRINIQPQPAMTDGPATFNIDHHITNIDFAQSNWVDPHSSSASEMIAILLRSLDIQPSAQTASLLYAGIYGDTGGFSFPATSADSLHIAAELVRAGADVAHIGEQLCRSQNRSDFELLRRVYDHTTVVADGRIAYSYLSYKDITEAGCKADDIDDQVSIPRALRGVRLAMLFSEGEPGVIRINLRGEGKVTVVELAQRFGGGGHAQSAGVRMKNKPMPAVIDEMVKAATEHLASFGLI; encoded by the coding sequence GTGGGGCATGTCACGCCGGATGCCGACTGCATCGGATCGATGTTCGGCCTGGCGATGGCACTTCGACAACAGGGCATCGACGCGCATGTCGGATTGCCGACGGGCTGCGTATCAGGCAAGATCACGTTTATGCTGGAACTTGCGGCATCGGTCCCGCAAGTCGGGGCCTGGCAGCCAGACGGGCCATTCGATGCACTGATCGTGGTGGATACGGCGTCCGAGAAGCGGATCAACATCCAGCCGCAACCCGCGATGACCGACGGCCCGGCGACATTCAACATCGATCATCACATTACCAATATCGATTTTGCGCAGAGCAACTGGGTCGATCCGCATTCCAGCAGCGCCAGTGAGATGATCGCGATATTGCTGCGATCGCTGGACATTCAGCCCTCCGCGCAGACGGCCTCGCTTCTGTATGCCGGGATTTATGGGGACACCGGTGGATTCTCATTTCCGGCGACCAGCGCGGACTCGCTGCACATCGCCGCGGAGCTGGTCCGGGCCGGGGCCGACGTGGCCCACATCGGCGAGCAACTTTGCCGGTCGCAGAATCGCAGCGACTTCGAGCTATTGCGGCGCGTGTACGACCACACAACGGTGGTCGCGGACGGGCGCATCGCCTACAGCTACCTTTCCTACAAGGACATCACCGAGGCGGGGTGCAAGGCGGATGACATCGACGACCAGGTCTCGATTCCGCGGGCCCTGCGCGGGGTGCGTCTGGCGATGCTCTTTTCAGAGGGTGAGCCGGGGGTGATCCGCATCAACCTGCGCGGCGAGGGCAAGGTGACGGTGGTGGAACTGGCCCAGCGATTCGGCGGCGGCGGCCACGCCCAATCGGCGGGCGTGCGAATGAAGAACAAGCCGATGCCAGCCGTGATCGATGAAATGGTGAAGGCGGCCACTGAGCATTTGGCTTCGTTCGGCCTGATCTAG
- a CDS encoding AMP nucleosidase: MPTKLEIAKSWLPRYTGMPIDGFGDYVLLTNFSHYVGRFADRFKCDVFGLGRPMQAATNSAGLSIVNFGIGSPNAAIIMDLLTARAPKGVLFLGKCGGLKRTTEIGHFILPIGAIRGEGTSDDYFPPEVPALPSFKLHKFVSEKILQHGLDYRTGVIYTTNRRVWEHDEEFQNRLQLVTAIAIDMETATIFIVGHKNEISRGALLLVSDVPITPDGVKTEESDVHVTKEWSELHLQIGIEAMTHIDRQGEPIRHFKY, translated from the coding sequence TTGCCCACGAAACTCGAAATCGCTAAGAGCTGGCTACCCCGCTATACCGGCATGCCGATTGACGGCTTCGGCGACTATGTCCTCCTCACAAATTTCTCTCACTATGTGGGGCGCTTCGCCGATCGCTTCAAGTGCGACGTTTTCGGTCTTGGGCGGCCGATGCAGGCCGCGACAAATTCCGCCGGCCTCTCGATCGTCAATTTCGGCATCGGCTCACCGAACGCCGCCATCATCATGGATCTGCTCACGGCCCGCGCCCCCAAGGGCGTCCTCTTTCTCGGCAAGTGCGGCGGCCTGAAGCGCACCACCGAGATCGGCCACTTTATCCTTCCGATCGGGGCGATTCGGGGCGAAGGCACATCCGACGACTATTTCCCACCTGAAGTCCCGGCCCTGCCCTCCTTTAAGCTCCACAAGTTCGTCTCCGAGAAGATCCTTCAGCACGGCTTGGATTACCGAACCGGCGTCATCTACACCACCAATCGCCGCGTCTGGGAGCATGATGAAGAATTCCAGAATCGCCTCCAACTCGTCACCGCCATCGCCATCGACATGGAAACCGCCACGATCTTCATCGTCGGCCACAAGAATGAAATCTCCCGGGGCGCCCTTCTGCTCGTTTCCGATGTACCGATTACCCCCGATGGCGTGAAGACGGAAGAAAGTGACGTTCACGTAACCAAGGAGTGGAGCGAGCTGCACCTTCAGATCGGCATCGAGGCCATGACGCACATCGATCGCCAGGGCGAGCCGATCCGCCATTTCAAGTATTGA